From Actinopolyspora lacussalsi, a single genomic window includes:
- a CDS encoding hypothetical protein (product_source=Hypo-rule applied; transmembrane_helix_parts=Inside_1_12,TMhelix_13_32,Outside_33_41,TMhelix_42_60,Inside_61_147): MLDPFSPRARRASFALSCVASLVILFTPPAGVPESPPGTDKLVHLVLFAVLTLTGRAARIDHRLLLSCLVCYAPLSEALQQLLPVHRDAEAMDAITDLCGIAVGQALVVPLRRIISGTRSQNSHVRVSKHRSRSQSHPANRETGSRE; the protein is encoded by the coding sequence ATGCTGGATCCTTTCAGTCCCCGTGCACGCCGCGCGTCGTTCGCACTGAGCTGCGTGGCCAGCCTGGTGATTCTTTTCACTCCCCCGGCGGGGGTTCCCGAGTCCCCACCCGGCACCGACAAGCTGGTGCACCTGGTGCTGTTCGCGGTGCTGACGCTGACCGGGCGGGCGGCTCGGATCGACCACCGGCTGCTGCTGTCGTGCCTGGTGTGCTACGCGCCGCTCTCCGAGGCGTTGCAACAGTTACTGCCGGTGCATCGCGACGCGGAGGCGATGGACGCGATCACGGATCTGTGCGGGATCGCCGTGGGCCAAGCGTTGGTCGTACCGCTCCGGCGGATCATCAGCGGCACGAGATCCCAAAACTCACACGTTCGTGTGAGTAAACATCGATCCAGGTCACAGTCCCATCCCGCGAACCGCGAGACGGGTTCGAGGGAGTGA
- a CDS encoding pyruvate kinase (product_source=KO:K00873; cath_funfam=3.20.20.60,3.40.1380.20; cog=COG0469; ko=KO:K00873; pfam=PF00224,PF02887; superfamily=51621,52935; tigrfam=TIGR01064): MGPATASPEKVAELVSAGMNVARLNFSHGSHDDHRRVYDMVRAETAESGRAVGILGDLQGPKIRLGTFAEGEVEWRTGEVVRITVADVVGSHDRVSTTYEGLIGDAKVGDQILVDDGKVGLTVTAVEESDVVCEVVEGGPVSDHKGLSLPGMDVSVPAMSDKDVEDLEFAMRMGVDFIALSFVRTPADIDLVHQVMDRVGHRVPVIAKLEKPEAVDNLEAIVLAFDGVMVARGDLGVELPLEHVPLVQKRAIGIARENAKPVIVATQMLDSMIGNPRPTRAETSDVANAVLDGTDAVMLSGETSVGDYPVETVETMARIVEAVEAGSSEPPELSHVPRTKRGVISYAARDIGERLSAKALVAFTQSGDTVRRLARLHTRLPLFAFTPEESVRSQLALTWGTETFLVPSVDTTDQMVRQVDQAMLSIGRSDSGDMVVIVAGSPPGTVGSTNLIRVHRLGEEDHV, translated from the coding sequence ATGGGGCCAGCCACCGCCAGTCCGGAGAAGGTGGCCGAGCTCGTCAGCGCCGGCATGAATGTCGCTCGGCTGAACTTCAGCCACGGTAGCCACGACGACCACCGCCGGGTTTACGACATGGTGCGTGCGGAGACGGCCGAATCCGGACGTGCCGTGGGGATCCTGGGTGACCTGCAGGGTCCGAAGATCCGATTGGGAACCTTCGCCGAGGGCGAGGTCGAGTGGCGCACCGGTGAGGTCGTCCGGATCACCGTGGCCGATGTGGTCGGTAGCCACGACCGGGTCTCCACCACTTACGAGGGGTTGATCGGAGACGCCAAGGTCGGTGACCAGATCCTGGTCGACGACGGGAAGGTCGGGCTGACGGTCACGGCGGTCGAGGAAAGCGACGTGGTCTGCGAGGTCGTCGAGGGCGGCCCCGTTTCCGATCACAAGGGGCTTTCGCTGCCGGGGATGGACGTCTCGGTTCCCGCCATGTCCGACAAGGACGTCGAGGACCTGGAGTTCGCGATGCGGATGGGCGTGGACTTCATCGCGCTGTCGTTCGTGCGTACCCCCGCCGACATCGACCTCGTCCATCAGGTCATGGACCGGGTCGGGCACCGCGTTCCGGTGATCGCCAAGTTGGAGAAGCCCGAGGCGGTGGACAACCTCGAGGCCATCGTGCTCGCCTTCGACGGCGTCATGGTCGCCAGGGGAGACCTCGGCGTGGAGCTGCCGCTGGAACACGTGCCGCTGGTGCAGAAGCGGGCGATCGGTATCGCCAGGGAGAACGCCAAACCGGTCATCGTCGCGACCCAGATGCTCGACTCCATGATCGGCAATCCCCGCCCGACCAGGGCCGAGACCTCGGACGTCGCCAACGCCGTGCTGGACGGCACCGATGCCGTCATGCTTTCCGGCGAGACCAGCGTCGGGGACTACCCCGTGGAGACGGTCGAGACCATGGCCCGCATCGTGGAGGCGGTGGAAGCCGGTTCCTCGGAGCCGCCGGAGCTGAGTCACGTGCCGCGGACCAAGCGTGGTGTGATCTCCTACGCAGCTAGGGACATCGGCGAACGACTCAGTGCCAAGGCACTGGTCGCCTTCACGCAGTCAGGTGACACCGTCCGTCGGCTGGCACGGCTGCACACCAGATTGCCGCTGTTCGCGTTCACCCCCGAGGAGTCCGTTCGTAGTCAGCTCGCTCTCACTTGGGGGACGGAGACCTTCCTGGTGCCTAGTGTGGATACCACTGACCAGATGGTGCGCCAGGTGGATCAGGCGATGTTGTCGATCGGACGTTCCGACAGTGGCGACATGGTCGTCATCGTCGCGGGGTCTCCGCCCGGAACCGTCGGTTCGACCAACCTGATCCGGGTGCACCGTCTCGGCGAGGAGGATCACGTCTGA
- a CDS encoding acyl-CoA thioesterase-2 (product_source=KO:K10805; cath_funfam=3.10.129.10; cog=COG1946; ko=KO:K10805; pfam=PF13622; superfamily=54637; tigrfam=TIGR00189) — MTRAARAAAADPAGTGSQSSVPVDASGMPHGQPVLDRLVALLDLEPIEENIFRGVSPAESPVRVFGGQVAGQALVAAGRTVPSERRVHSLHAYFLRPGDPSVPIVYEVDRTRDGRSFTTRRVIAVQHGKTIFSLSASFQVEERGMDHAEPMPEVPAPEELSTYGEHLGQLAGEVGGMANLPRPIDMRHVTEPPWLSRQDGPRDARSRVWMRADGSLPDDDLLHVCLLAYASDLTLLDSVLARHGVYWGLDEVHGASLDHAMWFHRRFRADEWFLYDCSSPSASGARGLATGNFFSRDGSLLATVVQEGLLRVGE; from the coding sequence GTGACCCGAGCGGCACGCGCCGCTGCCGCCGATCCGGCGGGGACCGGCAGCCAGTCGTCCGTTCCGGTGGATGCCAGTGGCATGCCACACGGACAGCCGGTGCTGGATCGACTGGTGGCATTGCTCGACCTCGAACCGATCGAGGAGAACATCTTTCGTGGCGTCAGCCCGGCGGAGTCCCCGGTCCGCGTGTTCGGGGGCCAGGTGGCGGGACAGGCCCTGGTCGCCGCGGGCAGGACCGTGCCGTCCGAGCGCCGGGTCCACTCGCTGCACGCCTATTTCCTGCGTCCGGGGGATCCGAGTGTCCCGATCGTCTACGAGGTGGATCGCACCCGGGACGGTCGCTCGTTCACCACCCGCCGCGTCATCGCGGTGCAGCACGGCAAGACGATCTTCTCGCTGTCCGCTTCGTTCCAGGTCGAGGAACGGGGGATGGACCACGCCGAACCCATGCCGGAGGTCCCCGCTCCGGAGGAACTGTCCACCTACGGTGAACATCTCGGTCAGCTGGCCGGTGAAGTGGGCGGCATGGCGAACCTGCCCCGCCCCATCGACATGCGGCACGTTACCGAGCCACCGTGGCTGAGCAGGCAGGATGGCCCCAGGGACGCCCGTAGCAGGGTGTGGATGCGGGCCGACGGCAGCCTTCCCGACGACGACCTGCTGCACGTCTGCCTGCTCGCCTACGCCTCCGATCTGACCCTGCTGGACTCGGTGCTGGCCAGGCACGGCGTCTACTGGGGTCTGGACGAGGTCCACGGTGCCAGTCTCGATCACGCGATGTGGTTCCACCGGCGATTCCGCGCCGACGAGTGGTTCCTCTACGACTGCAGCTCTCCCAGCGCCTCGGGGGCACGTGGGCTGGCCACCGGCAACTTCTTCTCGCGGGACGGCTCGCTGCTGGCCACGGTGGTGCAGGAAGGTCTGCTGCGCGTCGGTGAGTGA
- a CDS encoding DNA-binding Lrp family transcriptional regulator (product_source=COG1522; cath_funfam=1.10.10.10,3.30.70.920; cog=COG1522; pfam=PF01037,PF13412; smart=SM00344; superfamily=46785,54909), producing MTISAELDSVDWRILEELQNDATLANRTLAERIGLAASSCLQRVRRLREQGVITGSHIDVDPAATGLTLEAVVSINVRPHTRAVVESFREFVMAQPETRSLLHVSGQADFLLHLAVTDSAHLQSFLVDKLSARTEVRHFTTSVVLEQVHTRALTPPRPPRPARRRG from the coding sequence ATGACGATTTCGGCAGAACTGGATTCGGTGGATTGGCGAATCCTGGAGGAGTTGCAGAACGACGCGACCCTGGCCAACCGGACGTTGGCCGAGCGGATCGGTCTCGCCGCGTCGAGCTGCCTGCAGCGAGTACGCAGACTCCGGGAACAGGGCGTGATCACCGGGTCGCACATCGACGTGGATCCGGCGGCCACCGGACTCACGCTGGAAGCGGTGGTGTCGATCAACGTACGCCCGCACACCCGGGCGGTGGTCGAATCCTTCCGCGAGTTCGTGATGGCCCAGCCCGAGACACGGTCACTACTGCACGTGAGCGGGCAGGCCGACTTCCTGCTTCACCTCGCGGTGACCGACAGCGCGCATCTGCAGAGTTTCCTGGTGGACAAGCTCTCGGCACGTACCGAGGTACGCCACTTCACCACCTCGGTGGTGCTGGAACAGGTGCACACCCGCGCGCTGACACCGCCACGACCACCGCGACCCGCGCGGCGGCGCGGCTGA
- a CDS encoding threonine/homoserine/homoserine lactone efflux protein (product_source=COG1280; cog=COG1280; pfam=PF01810; superfamily=144091; transmembrane_helix_parts=Outside_1_4,TMhelix_5_27,Inside_28_33,TMhelix_34_56,Outside_57_60,TMhelix_61_83,Inside_84_109,TMhelix_110_132,Outside_133_151,TMhelix_152_174,Inside_175_202): protein MHIAWGSFLLALLVIILVPGPDFVMVTRSAANGARWGWLAAAGVTCGLLVHATAATVGLSALVIAFPAALFVVKVLGVGYLVLMSVQILRRAGSTAAARNEAAPTSGRAVFLRGLLVDVLNPKVLLTFLTLLPQAMDPAGDPMTQALLLSSAAVASFAAWWLIVVPSVGWLSAFLSVPRRKRVFERCCGGALLVMASSIALA from the coding sequence GTGCACATCGCTTGGGGGTCGTTCCTGCTCGCCCTGCTGGTGATCATTCTGGTGCCGGGGCCCGACTTCGTGATGGTGACGCGCAGCGCCGCGAACGGGGCCCGCTGGGGATGGTTGGCCGCGGCGGGAGTGACCTGTGGGTTGCTCGTTCATGCCACCGCGGCCACCGTCGGGCTGTCGGCACTGGTGATCGCGTTCCCCGCGGCGCTGTTCGTGGTCAAGGTGCTCGGTGTCGGGTATCTGGTTCTGATGAGCGTTCAGATCCTGCGGCGGGCCGGCTCCACGGCCGCGGCGCGTAACGAGGCGGCTCCGACGTCGGGACGCGCGGTTTTCCTGCGTGGGTTGTTGGTCGACGTGCTCAACCCGAAGGTGCTGCTCACCTTTCTCACGCTGTTGCCGCAGGCGATGGATCCCGCCGGTGACCCCATGACACAGGCCTTGCTGCTCAGCTCCGCCGCTGTCGCCTCGTTCGCGGCCTGGTGGCTCATCGTAGTTCCCTCGGTGGGCTGGTTGTCGGCCTTTCTGTCCGTTCCCAGGCGCAAGCGTGTCTTCGAGCGGTGCTGCGGGGGCGCGCTGCTGGTGATGGCGAGTTCGATAGCGCTGGCGTGA
- a CDS encoding D-alanyl-D-alanine carboxypeptidase/D-alanyl-D-alanine-endopeptidase (penicillin-binding protein 4) (product_source=KO:K07259; cath_funfam=3.40.710.10; cleavage_site_network=SignalP-noTM; cog=COG2027; ko=KO:K07259; pfam=PF02113; superfamily=56601; tigrfam=TIGR00666), translating to MRRVLALLTGFVMIFAVPGAADPVVPHEKPPRAAEALRADLDRILSDPRLAGASVGVVVRDPVTDRILYRRSPDRRLIPASNAKLFTSVAALEALGPGFRFDTRVLTSGRRRGNVLFGDLYLRGGGDPTMSAADYRALADRIVESGVRVVRGDVLADDSYFDDRALANGWMAVDEPYYYAAPISALTVAPNSDYDAGTVLVRSRPTRPGEPVRVSTRPATEAVEIVNRARTLAADATGELSVRRAHGADRVIVSGGIPAGADVGRALSTVADPTAYSLDVFRRALIERGVTFEGSGEGEAPDRARVMAEHRSMPLRQLLVPFLKLSNNGHAETLVKTMGRVLREEGSWRAGLEVVRSRLEASGIDSAKYRLVDGSGLSTLNSISPAQLAELLDTVRDRPWFEDWKRALPLAGATDRMTGGTLGGRMRGTAAEGNVSAKTGSMTGVTALSGYVRTRAERPLVFSVVFNGFLSAPPRDLRDAVAVRLARHGADPQEPVPSPGERDRSSGSAVDIPSTRPDESVFECSWSKSC from the coding sequence GTGCGGCGTGTCCTGGCGTTGTTGACCGGTTTCGTGATGATTTTCGCCGTTCCGGGGGCCGCGGATCCCGTGGTGCCGCACGAGAAGCCGCCTCGGGCGGCGGAGGCGCTGCGTGCGGATCTGGACCGGATCCTGTCGGATCCGCGGCTGGCCGGTGCTTCGGTCGGGGTGGTGGTGCGCGATCCGGTGACCGACCGGATCCTCTACCGGCGGTCACCGGACCGGCGCCTGATTCCCGCCTCCAACGCCAAGCTGTTCACCTCGGTAGCGGCGTTGGAGGCGCTCGGCCCCGGCTTCCGGTTCGACACCCGTGTGCTGACCTCGGGCAGGCGCCGGGGGAACGTACTGTTCGGCGATCTGTACCTGCGCGGTGGTGGTGATCCGACGATGTCGGCCGCGGACTACCGTGCGCTCGCCGACCGGATCGTCGAATCCGGTGTCCGGGTCGTGCGGGGGGACGTGCTGGCCGACGACTCCTACTTCGACGACCGCGCTCTCGCCAACGGTTGGATGGCCGTCGACGAGCCCTACTACTACGCTGCCCCGATCTCGGCACTGACTGTAGCGCCGAACAGTGATTACGACGCCGGTACCGTGCTGGTTCGGTCGCGGCCGACCCGGCCGGGAGAGCCGGTGCGGGTGAGTACACGACCGGCCACCGAAGCGGTCGAGATAGTCAACCGCGCCCGTACGCTCGCCGCGGACGCCACGGGAGAGCTGTCCGTTCGTCGTGCGCACGGCGCCGATCGTGTGATCGTCAGCGGCGGAATACCGGCGGGAGCCGACGTCGGGCGAGCCCTGAGCACCGTGGCTGATCCCACCGCGTACTCGTTGGACGTCTTCCGACGCGCCCTGATCGAACGCGGTGTCACCTTCGAGGGATCCGGCGAGGGCGAGGCACCGGACCGCGCCCGGGTGATGGCCGAACACCGCTCGATGCCGCTGCGGCAGTTGCTGGTGCCCTTCCTCAAGCTCAGCAACAACGGTCACGCCGAGACACTGGTCAAGACCATGGGCAGGGTCCTGCGGGAGGAGGGGAGCTGGCGGGCCGGCCTCGAGGTGGTCCGGAGCAGGCTGGAGGCGTCGGGAATCGATTCCGCGAAGTATCGACTGGTGGACGGGTCCGGGCTGTCCACGCTGAACTCGATCTCGCCCGCCCAGCTGGCCGAGTTGCTCGACACCGTCCGCGACCGACCGTGGTTCGAGGACTGGAAGCGGGCACTGCCACTCGCCGGTGCGACGGACCGGATGACGGGAGGAACTCTCGGCGGTCGGATGCGCGGCACCGCGGCCGAGGGCAACGTCTCGGCAAAGACCGGTTCGATGACCGGGGTGACCGCGCTGTCCGGCTACGTCCGTACCCGCGCCGAGCGCCCGCTGGTGTTCTCCGTGGTGTTCAACGGGTTCCTGTCGGCACCGCCTCGCGACCTGCGGGATGCCGTGGCGGTTCGGCTCGCCCGACACGGCGCTGATCCCCAGGAGCCCGTGCCGAGTCCCGGCGAACGGGATCGCTCCTCGGGTTCGGCTGTCGACATCCCGTCGACGCGCCCCGACGAGTCGGTGTTCGAGTGCTCCTGGAGCAAGAGCTGTTGA
- a CDS encoding membrane protein DedA with SNARE-associated domain (product_source=COG0586; cog=COG0586; pfam=PF09335; transmembrane_helix_parts=Inside_1_18,TMhelix_19_41,Outside_42_55,TMhelix_56_78,Inside_79_142,TMhelix_143_165,Outside_166_174,TMhelix_175_197,Inside_198_225), which yields MSVVSELLAAIAGLPRPLLVVAVGALVLGECTLGIGFVVPGESGLLIASAAVTDFGFFLTLSLSVALFAALGDNIGFLLGRRYGWRLRESAAVRKLGQRHWDRAGTLLRRYGVGAVFVSRFLPVVRTLTPAAAGSSGLGYGRFLPASLLGAGAWSASHVAIGWLAGASAKYVEHILGGAGWVVLGALVLSGAATWLWRRRKAPRTRPVSEVTDHCSGSDEFDRAA from the coding sequence GTGTCTGTCGTCAGTGAACTGCTGGCCGCGATCGCCGGGTTACCTCGCCCGCTGCTGGTCGTGGCGGTCGGCGCGCTGGTACTGGGTGAGTGCACACTGGGCATCGGCTTCGTCGTGCCGGGGGAGAGCGGGCTGTTGATCGCCTCGGCCGCCGTGACGGACTTCGGGTTCTTCCTGACCCTGTCGCTGTCCGTGGCGCTGTTCGCCGCCCTGGGCGACAACATCGGTTTCCTGCTCGGACGTCGCTACGGTTGGCGGCTGCGAGAGAGCGCCGCCGTGCGCAAGCTGGGACAGCGGCACTGGGATCGTGCCGGGACGCTGCTGCGGCGCTACGGCGTGGGCGCTGTGTTCGTGTCGAGGTTCCTGCCCGTGGTGCGTACCCTGACTCCGGCCGCGGCGGGTTCCTCCGGTCTGGGCTACGGCAGGTTCCTGCCCGCTTCGTTGCTGGGCGCTGGAGCGTGGTCCGCCTCGCACGTCGCCATCGGCTGGCTGGCGGGCGCTTCGGCCAAGTACGTCGAACACATCCTCGGTGGGGCCGGTTGGGTGGTGCTGGGAGCGCTGGTGCTGTCCGGAGCGGCCACCTGGCTCTGGCGACGACGCAAGGCGCCGCGAACCCGTCCCGTGTCGGAGGTCACCGACCACTGCTCCGGTTCGGACGAGTTCGACCGAGCCGCGTGA
- a CDS encoding biotin synthase (product_source=KO:K01012; cath_funfam=3.20.20.70; cog=COG0502; ko=KO:K01012; pfam=PF04055,PF06968; smart=SM00729; superfamily=102114; tigrfam=TIGR00433) produces MTITLDELVTKALRREAPSRAAAERLLSEEFDVLDVVAAAGRVRRHFFGNRVKLNTIINMKSGLCPEDCTYCSQRLGSDSEILKYSWVKAEEAATAADEAAEAGAKRICLVASGRGPGQRDIERVSETIEAVRRKQPDVEICACLGLLGDGQAEQLREAGAYAYSHNLNTNERRYAEICSTHAFEDRVETVRNATGAGLSPCSGAIFGMGESDEDVVSLAFELRELDPDSVPINFLIPMEGTPMAGEWRLTPQRCLRILALYRFFFPDVEVRLAGGREIHLRNVEAMALQLANSIFLGDYLTSEGRTGDQDRQLIADAGFVVEGSRERTLPQQREDLVNIRRRGVGTDVASNV; encoded by the coding sequence ATGACGATCACACTGGACGAGCTGGTCACGAAGGCGCTGCGTCGCGAGGCTCCGAGTCGTGCCGCGGCCGAACGACTGCTGTCCGAGGAGTTCGACGTTCTCGACGTGGTCGCGGCCGCGGGTCGGGTACGTCGGCACTTCTTCGGCAACAGGGTCAAGCTCAACACCATCATCAATATGAAGAGCGGGCTGTGTCCGGAGGACTGCACCTACTGCTCGCAGCGCCTGGGATCCGACTCGGAGATTCTCAAGTACTCGTGGGTGAAGGCCGAGGAGGCGGCCACAGCGGCGGATGAGGCGGCCGAAGCCGGCGCGAAACGCATCTGCCTGGTGGCCAGCGGACGCGGTCCAGGGCAACGTGACATCGAGCGGGTCTCCGAGACGATCGAGGCGGTCCGGCGGAAGCAGCCCGACGTGGAGATATGCGCCTGCCTGGGGTTGCTGGGCGACGGGCAGGCCGAGCAGCTGCGCGAGGCCGGAGCGTACGCCTACAGCCACAACCTCAACACCAACGAACGGCGCTACGCCGAGATCTGTTCCACCCACGCCTTCGAGGACCGGGTCGAAACGGTGCGCAACGCCACCGGTGCCGGGCTCTCCCCCTGTTCCGGGGCGATATTCGGAATGGGGGAGTCGGACGAGGACGTGGTGAGTCTGGCCTTCGAACTGCGGGAGCTCGACCCGGACTCGGTGCCGATCAACTTCCTGATCCCGATGGAGGGAACACCGATGGCGGGAGAGTGGCGACTGACACCGCAGCGGTGTCTGCGCATCCTGGCGCTGTACCGGTTCTTCTTCCCCGACGTAGAGGTTCGGCTCGCCGGAGGGCGGGAGATCCATCTGCGCAACGTGGAGGCCATGGCGCTGCAGCTGGCGAACTCGATCTTTCTCGGTGATTACCTGACCAGTGAGGGCAGAACCGGCGACCAGGACCGGCAACTGATCGCCGACGCGGGATTCGTGGTCGAGGGGAGCCGGGAACGAACCCTCCCGCAACAGCGCGAGGACCTGGTCAACATCCGCAGACGCGGTGTCGGCACCGATGTCGCGAGCAACGTCTGA
- a CDS encoding glycine hydroxymethyltransferase (product_source=KO:K00600; cath_funfam=3.40.640.10,3.90.1150.10; cog=COG0112; ko=KO:K00600; pfam=PF00464; superfamily=53383), whose translation MPSGDLFNERLASVDPEVANAVDAELHRQQNTLEMIASENFAPQSVLEAQGSVLTNKYAEGYPGKRYYGGCEHVDVVERLAIDRVKQLFGASYANVQPHSGAQANSAAMFALLKPGDTILGLDLANGGHLTHGMRLNFSGKLYNVVPYRVREDDHLVDMDEVARLARENKPQVIIAGWSAYPRQLDFKRFREIADEVGAYLMVDMAHFAGLVAAGLHPNPVPHAHVVTTTTHKTLGGPRAGVILSSDEELGKKFNSAVFPGQQGGPLEHVIAGKAVAFKLAAGEEFADRQRRTLEGARIIADRLQAEDARAAGVQIVSGGTDVHLVLVDLRDSELDGQQAEDRMHEIGITVNRNAVPNDPRPPMVTSGLRIGTSALATRGFAAEDFTEIAEIIATALHSDFDESVSKKLRGRVETLAAKHPLYPNL comes from the coding sequence ATGCCGTCAGGCGATCTGTTCAACGAGAGGCTCGCATCGGTCGACCCCGAGGTGGCCAACGCGGTCGACGCGGAACTGCACCGGCAGCAGAACACGCTGGAGATGATCGCCTCGGAGAACTTCGCACCCCAGTCGGTGTTGGAGGCTCAGGGGTCGGTACTGACCAACAAGTACGCCGAGGGCTACCCGGGCAAACGTTATTACGGCGGCTGCGAGCACGTCGACGTCGTCGAGCGACTCGCCATCGACCGGGTCAAGCAGCTGTTCGGGGCCTCCTACGCCAACGTGCAGCCGCACTCCGGCGCGCAGGCCAATTCGGCGGCGATGTTCGCGCTGCTCAAGCCGGGTGACACGATCCTCGGCCTGGACCTGGCCAACGGTGGTCACCTCACCCACGGAATGCGGCTGAACTTCTCCGGCAAGCTCTACAACGTGGTGCCGTACCGGGTCCGCGAGGACGACCACCTCGTCGACATGGACGAGGTCGCCCGACTGGCCCGGGAGAACAAGCCACAGGTGATCATCGCGGGCTGGTCCGCCTACCCACGGCAGCTGGACTTCAAGCGGTTCCGCGAGATCGCCGACGAGGTCGGTGCCTACCTCATGGTGGACATGGCTCACTTCGCCGGTCTGGTCGCGGCCGGGCTGCACCCCAACCCGGTGCCGCACGCCCACGTGGTGACCACCACCACCCACAAGACGTTGGGTGGACCGCGTGCCGGTGTGATCCTGTCCTCCGACGAGGAGCTCGGCAAGAAGTTCAACTCGGCGGTGTTCCCCGGTCAGCAGGGCGGCCCGCTGGAACACGTGATCGCGGGCAAGGCTGTCGCGTTCAAGCTCGCCGCCGGTGAGGAGTTCGCCGATCGGCAGCGCCGCACGCTGGAAGGTGCCCGGATCATCGCCGACCGGCTGCAGGCCGAGGACGCCAGGGCCGCGGGGGTGCAGATCGTCTCCGGCGGCACGGATGTGCACCTGGTCCTGGTGGACCTGCGTGACTCCGAGCTGGACGGGCAGCAGGCCGAGGACCGGATGCACGAGATCGGTATCACGGTCAACCGCAACGCGGTTCCCAACGACCCTCGGCCCCCGATGGTCACCTCGGGACTGCGCATCGGCACCTCGGCACTCGCCACTCGCGGTTTCGCCGCCGAGGACTTCACCGAGATCGCCGAGATCATCGCCACCGCGCTGCACTCCGACTTCGACGAGTCGGTGAGCAAGAAGCTGCGTGGTCGGGTGGAGACGCTGGCGGCCAAGCACCCGCTGTACCCGAACCTGTGA